From one Trifolium pratense cultivar HEN17-A07 linkage group LG1, ARS_RC_1.1, whole genome shotgun sequence genomic stretch:
- the LOC123922569 gene encoding uncharacterized protein LOC123922569: MGRSRRKYKQSRTKVRVGLPKKNPKLHKPAFTIPPKLLQSLTEDPNWDDQGTVTKNYSSFGVVSDPNSLTDSLQAPSVSDDLNDPGSDLEEDDLKSALGKRRRDGKCSLPQPLTSIQRLHISRLVEKYGADFQRMMMDIKLNPMQHSVATLEKLCMSYYIHKDKNPLIVGK; this comes from the exons ATGGGAAGATCTCGAAGAAAATACAAGCAATCTCGAACAAAGGTACGTGTTGGTCTTCCAAAGAAGAACCCTAAACTTCACAAACCCGCTTTCACCATTCCTCCAAAACTCTTACAATCCCTTACGGAGGATCCTAATTGGGACGACCAAGGCACCGTCACTAAAAACTATTCCTCATTCGGCGTCGTCTCAGACCCTAACTCCCTCACTGATTCACTTCAAGCTCCGTCTGTTTCCGATGACCTCAATGATCCCGGAAGCGATCTCGAAGAAGACG ATTTGAAATCGGCATTGGGAAAGAGGCGTAGAGATGGTAAATGTTCGCTTCCTCAACCTTTGACTTCAATTCAACGTCTTCATATTAGTCGGCTAGTGGAGAAATATGGAGCTGATTTTCAG AGGATGATGATGGATATAAAGCTAAATCCTATGCAGCATTCGGTTGCAACGTTAGAGAAATTGTGTATGAGCTATTACATACATAAAGATAAGAATCCGCTCATTGTTGGCAAATGA
- the LOC123923558 gene encoding universal stress protein PHOS34-like isoform X1: MATSKDESSEKAQPQPQPQPVMVVAIDESDHSAYALKWTLDHFFTAGNNSVFKLVLVHARPSATSSVGLAGPVYTGAAEVLPIVDSDLRKIAARVADSAKQLCIKKSVNNVIVEVVEGDPRNVLCDTVDKYHASILVVGSHGYGAIKRAVLGSVSDYCAHHAHCSVMIVKKPKTKH; this comes from the exons ATGGCAACGAGCAAAGATGAATCATCAGAGAAAGCACAACCACAACCACAACCACAACCAGTGATGGTTGTTGCAATCGACGAGAGCGATCACAGTGCTTACGCTCTCAAATGGACTCTTGATCATTTCTTCACCGCCGGCAACAATTCTGTTTTCAAGCTTGTTCTTGTTCATGCTAGACCTTCCGCTACTTCTTCTGTTGGTCTCGCTGGTCCTG TGTACACAGGAGCTGCTGAGGTTTTACCAATTGTGGATTCTGATTTGAGAAAAAttgctgctagagttgctgaTAGTGCTAAACAACTTTGCATTAAGAAATCG GTAAATAATGTAATAGTGGAGGTTGTGGAAGGTGATCCTAGAAATGTCCTTTGTGATACAGTCGACAAGTACCATGCTTCAATCTTGGTTGTCGGAAGTCACGGTTATGGGGCTATAAAAAG GGCAGTTTTAGGTAGTGTGAGTGACTATTGTGCTCATCATGCTCATTGCAGTGTGATGATtgtgaagaagccaaaaaccaAGCACTGA
- the LOC123923558 gene encoding universal stress protein PHOS34-like isoform X2 has translation MATSKDESSEKAQPQPQPQPVMVVAIDESDHSAYALKWTLDHFFTAGNNSVFKLVLVHARPSATSSVGLAGPGAAEVLPIVDSDLRKIAARVADSAKQLCIKKSVNNVIVEVVEGDPRNVLCDTVDKYHASILVVGSHGYGAIKRAVLGSVSDYCAHHAHCSVMIVKKPKTKH, from the exons ATGGCAACGAGCAAAGATGAATCATCAGAGAAAGCACAACCACAACCACAACCACAACCAGTGATGGTTGTTGCAATCGACGAGAGCGATCACAGTGCTTACGCTCTCAAATGGACTCTTGATCATTTCTTCACCGCCGGCAACAATTCTGTTTTCAAGCTTGTTCTTGTTCATGCTAGACCTTCCGCTACTTCTTCTGTTGGTCTCGCTGGTCCTG GAGCTGCTGAGGTTTTACCAATTGTGGATTCTGATTTGAGAAAAAttgctgctagagttgctgaTAGTGCTAAACAACTTTGCATTAAGAAATCG GTAAATAATGTAATAGTGGAGGTTGTGGAAGGTGATCCTAGAAATGTCCTTTGTGATACAGTCGACAAGTACCATGCTTCAATCTTGGTTGTCGGAAGTCACGGTTATGGGGCTATAAAAAG GGCAGTTTTAGGTAGTGTGAGTGACTATTGTGCTCATCATGCTCATTGCAGTGTGATGATtgtgaagaagccaaaaaccaAGCACTGA
- the LOC123922642 gene encoding probable E3 ubiquitin-protein ligase BAH1-like 1 — translation MKFCKKYQKYMRDHEQEQNKLPAVGFKNLKKIIKKCRRSSQLHKNCPDQCPVCDGTFFPSLHNEMSEIVGCFNQRAQKLLEKHLASGFRKYILMLKGKSKGNHTTLIHEGGDLVTYALINAVAIRKILKKYDKIHYSKQGQLFKSQAQTMHKEILQSPWLIELMALHINLRETKVNNLRETEDNSRKAPALFQEDKPSLVCEPFDSIKVDIDLTCSICLDTVFDPVSLTCGHIFCYSCACSAASVSIVDGLKAAHSKKKCPLCREAGVYKGAVHLDELNILLGRRCKDYWEERLQMERVERVKQAKEHWETQCSAFMGI, via the exons atgaagttctGCAAAAAATATCAGAAGTATATGCGAGATCATGAGCAGGAGCAGAACAAGCTCCCTGCCGTTGGATTCAAAAACctcaaaaaaatcatcaaaaaatgTAGACGATCTTCTCAATTGCACAAAAACTGCCCCGATCAATGCCCAG tgTGTGATGGGACCTTTTTCCCTTCGCTTCACAATGAAATGTCAGAAATAGTGGGATGCTTTAATCAGCGTGCACAGAAATTGCTGGAAAAACATCTTGCATCTGGATTCAGAAAGTACATTCTCATGTTGAAAGGAAAATCAAAAGGAAATCATACTACTTTAATTCATGAAGGCGGAGATCTAGTTACCTATGCACTGATAAACGCTGTTGCAATTCGCAAAATACTAAAGAAATATGATAAG ATTCATTATTCCAAGCAAGGGCAATTATTCAAGTCACAAGCTCAGACTATGCACAAGGAAATTCTTCAGAGTCCTTGGCTTATTGAGCTTATGGCATTACATATCAACTTAAGGGAAACTAAAGTCAACAACTTACGGGAAACTGAAGACAACTCAAGGAAGGCACCTGCATTATTTCAGGAAGATAAACCATCACTTGTTTGTGAGCCCTTTGATTCTATCAAAGTAGACATTGACTTGACATGCTCTATATGCTTG GACACCGTGTTTGATCCAGTTTCTCTAACTTGTGGCCACATATTCTGCTACAGTTGTGCTTGCTCAGCTGCCTCTGTTAGTATTGTTGATGGACTTAAGGCAGCACATTCAAAAAAGAAATGTCCTCTATGCCGAGAG GCAGGGGTTTACAAAGGTGCTGTGCACTTGGACGAATTAAATATTCTGTTAGGACGAAG ATGCAAGGACTATTGGGAGGAAAGGCTTCAGATGGAAAGGGTGGAGAGGGTCAAGCAAGCAAAGGAGCACTGGGAAACACAGTGTAGTGCGTTCATGGGCATCTAA
- the LOC123922500 gene encoding ABC transporter C family member 14-like — MSSLDSTWITSFSCSSSSGDALPQWLRFIFLSPCPQRAILSAVDVLLLFTLLVFAIIKLYPRFTSSNGTNSEEINKPLISNIRSLRTRTTLWYKLTLIATIFVSMLYTIACILVFSSSNIELSWKQLDGLFWVVQAITQLVLVILIIHVKRFEAVVYPLSLRIYWIASFVVVSLFTASGVIRLVSLVGDNYFFSFMVDDVVSFVSLPFSLFLLFVGVKGTTGVIKAREQSELVNDNGEETKLNGHDDHGLYKPTVTTGFATASQFSKTFWIWLNPLLSKGYESPLNLNDVPHVSPQHRAERMSIIFESKWPKSDERSKHPVRTTLIRCFWKDIIFTAVLAIIRLSVMFVGPVLIQDFVDFTSGKGSSVYEGYYLVLILLVAKFIEVLTTHHFNFNSQKLGMLIRSTLITSLYKKGLRLSGSARQDHGVGSIVNYMAVDTQQLSDMMLQLHAIWMMPFQVGIGLFLLYNSLGVSALTALVCLLLVIVFIIVTTRQNKGYQFQAMISRDSRMKAVNEMLNYMRVIKFQAWEDHFNSRILSFRQAEFGWLSKFMYSICGNIIVLWSSPMLISTLTFGTALLLRVPLDAGTVFTTTTVFKILQEPIRTFPQSMIALSQALVSLGRLDRYMSSRELRDDSVERSEGCDGVTAVDVQDGTFTWDDDGLEQDLKKINLKVNKGELTAIVGTVGSGKSSLLASILGEMHKTSGKVQVCGTVAYVAQTSWIQNGTIEENILFGLPMNRQKYNEVIRVCCLEKDLEMMEFGDQTEIGERGINLSGGQKQRIQLARAVYQDCDIYLLDDVFSAVDAHTGTEIFKECVRGALKGKTIVLVTHQVDFLHNVDRIVVMRDGMIVQSGRYNDLLDSGLDFGILVAAHETSMELVEQGAANGESNANKPIISKSASNNSREANGESNSLDQPKSDKGSSKLVKDEERETGKVSLNIYKLYCTEAFGWMGISAVLFLSFLWQASMMASDYWLAYETSVERAEFFNPSLFISVYAIITVVSVLLIVLRSYSVTIFGLKTAQIFFTQILNSILHAPMAFYDTTPSGRILSRASTDQTNVDIFIPLFINFVVAMYITVISIFIVTCQNSWPTAFLLIPLVWLNIWYRGYFLSTSRELTRLDSITKAPVIVHFSESISGVMTVRAFRKQKEFGLENIKRVNSNLRMDFHNFSSNAWLGFRLELLGSLIFCMSALFMVTLPSNIIKPENVGLSLSYGLSLNSVLFWAIYMSCFIENKMVSVERIKQFSNIPSEAAWIIKDRSPPPNWPGHGHVDIKDLQVRYRPNTPLVLKGITLSINGGEKVGVVGRTGSGKSTLIQVFFRLVEPTGGKIIIDGIDICALGLHDLRSRFGIIPQEPVLFEGTVRSNIDPTGQYTDDDIWKSLDRCQLKDAVASKPEKLDSLVVDNGDNWSVGQRQLLCLGRVMLKQSRLLFMDEATASVDSQTDAVIQKIIREDFAQRTIISIAHRIPTVMDCDRVLVVDAGRAKEFDTPSNLLQRQSLFAALVQEYANRSTGL; from the exons atgtCTTCTTTAGATTCAACTTGGATCACATCCTTTTcatgttcatcttcttcaggTGATGCATTACCTCAATGGTTGAGATTCATTTTCCTCTCACCATGTCCTCAAAGAGCTATTCTTTCAGCCGTTGATGTTTTACTCTTGTTTACTCTATTAGTCTTTGCAATCATAAAGCTCTATCCAAGGTTTACTAGTTCCAATGGAACTAATTCAGAAGAAATCAATAAACCTTTAATCAGTAACATAAGATCTTTAAGAACAAGAACAACTCTATGGTACAAGCTAACTCTAATTGCAACGATTTTTGTATCGATGTTATACACGATCGCTTGCATTTTAGTATTTAGCAGTTCTAATATTGAATTATCATGGAAACAACTTGATGGACTATTTTGGGTTGTTCAAGCAATAACTCAATTAGTCCTTGTGATTTTAATCATCCATGTTAAAAGATTTGAAGCTGTTGTTTATCCTTTATCACTTCGAATTTATTGGATTGCcagttttgttgttgtttctttGTTCACTGCTTCTGGTGTTATACGTTTGGTGTCTTTGGTGGGAGATAATTACTTCTTTAGCTTTATGGTAGATGATGTCGTGTCTTTCGTTTCGCTACCTTTTTCGctttttttgctttttgttgGTGTTAAAGGTACCACTGGTGTTATTAAGGCAAGAGAACAATCTGAATTGGTTAATGATAATGGTGAAGAAACAAAACTAAATGGTCATGATGATCATGGTTTGTATAAACCAACTGTTACTACTGGTTTTGCCACAGCTTCTCAATTTTCTAAGACCTTTTGGATTTGGTTAAACCCTTTGTTGAGTAAAGGGTATGAGTCGCCGCTTAATCTCAATGACGTTCCCCATGTTTCTCCACAACATAGAGCTGAGAGGATGTCTATTATCTTTGAATCAAAATGGCCTAAATCGGATGAGAGATCGAAGCATCCGGTTAGAACCACGTTGATTCGGTGTTTCTGGAAAGATATAATCTTCACTGCAGTTCTTGCTATTATTAGGCTATCTGTTATGTTTGTTGGACCTGTTTTAATTCAAGACTTTGTTGATTTCACTTCTGGAAAAGGTAGTTCTGTGTATGAAGGTTACTATTTGGTGCTGATTCTTCTTGTAGCCAAGTTTATTGAAGTTTTAACAACTCATCATTTCAACTTCAACTCACAGAAACTTGGTATGCTTATAAGAAGCACTCTCATTACTTCTTTGTATAAAAAGGGTTTGAGGCTGTCTGGTTCTGCAAGACAGGATCACGGTGTTGGTTCTATTGTGAATTACATGGCTGTTGATACTCAACAATTATCCGATATGATGCTTCAGTTACATGCCATCTGGATGATGCCGTTTCAAGTTGGTATTGGTTTGTTTTTGCTTTACAATTCTCTAGGTGTTTCCGCGCTTACAGCACTTGTTTGCCTTCTTCTTGTTATTGTGTTTATCATAGTGACAACTCGACAGAACAAAGGCTACCAGTTTCAAGCTATGATAAGCCGTGATTCGAGAATGAAAGCTGTGAATGAGATGCTTAATTACATGCGCGTGATCAAGTTTCAGGCATGGGAAGATCATTTCAACAGTAGAATCTTGAGTTTCCGTCAGGCGGAATTTGGGTGGCTTTCAAAGTTTATGTACTCGATTTGTGGAAACATTATTGTGCTGTGGAGCTCTCCTATGTTGATATCAACACTCACTTTTGGTACCGCACTTTTGCTTAGAGTTCCACTTGATGCAGGAACTGTTTTCACTACAACAACTGTGTTTAAGATCCTGCAGGAGCCTATTAGGACTTTTCCTCAGTCCATGATAGCTCTTTCACAAGCATTGGTATCACTTGGGAGATTAGATAGGTACATGTCTAGCAGGGAACTGAGGGATGATTCAGTTGAGAGAAGTGAAGGGTGTGATGGAGTAACTGCTGTGGATGTTCAAGACGGTACCTTTACTTGGGATGATGATGGCCTAGAACAagacttgaaaaaaattaatttgaaggTTAATAAGGGAGAGCTCACAGCTATTGTCGGTACTGTTGGGTCTGGAAAGTCTTCTCTTCTTGCATCAATTCTTGGTGAAATGCACAAAACTTCTGGAAAG GTTCAAGTTTGTGGGACTGTTGCTTATGTTGCACAAACGTCTTGGATTCAAAACGGAACAATTGAAGAAAACATTCTGTTTGGTTTACCAATGAACAGACAAAAATACAATGAAGTTATCAGGGTTTGTTGCTTGGAGAAAGATTTAGAGATGATGGAATTTGGGGATCAGACAGAGATCGGAGAGCGTGGCATCAACCTCAGTGGAGGTCAGAAGCAGCGTATACAACTTGCTAGGGCTGTATACCAAGACTGTGATATATATCTTCTTGATGATGTCTTCAGTGCAGTCGATGCACATACCGGCACTGAAATATTTAAG GAATGCGTGAGGGGGGCATTGAAAGGCAAGACCATTGTTCTTGTAACACACCAAGTAGACTTCCTACATAATGTGGATCGTATTGTG GTGATGAGGGACGGAATGATAGTTCAATCAGGCCGGTACAATGACCTACTTGATTCTGGATTGGATTTTGGTATTCTGGTAGCTGCACATGAGACATCTATGGAACTAGTAGAACAAGGGGCAGCCAATGGCGAAAGTAACGCGAACAAACCGATCATATCTAAGTCAGCGTCTAATAACAGCAGAGAAGCCAATGGCGAAAGTAATTCTCTTGATCAGCCTAAATCTGATAAGGGAAGTTCTAAACTTGTCAAAGATGAGGAAAGAGAAACCGGAAAAGTTAGCCTTAATATCTATAAACTCTACTGCACTGAGGCTTTTGGATGGATGGGAATTTCAGCAGTactctttctttcatttttgtgGCAAGCATCTATGATGGCTAGTGATTATTGGTTGGCATATGAAACTTCGGTCGAACGTGCTGAATTTTTTAATCCTTCTTTGTTTATTTCCGTCTATGCAATTATCACTGTAGTTTCAGTTTTACTGATAGTGCTGAGATCCTATTCTGTAACAATCTTTGGATTAAAGACAGCACAAATTTTCTTCACTCAAATTCTTAATAGCATCTTGCATGCTCCAATGGCATTCTACGACACTACTCCATCTGGAAGGATTCTAAGCAGG GCATCAACTGATCAGACCAATGTTGATATCTTCATCCCTTTGTTTATCAATTTTGTGGTAGCCATGTATATCACAGTGATCAGTATCTTCATAGTCACATGCCAGAATTCATGGCCAACAGCTTTCTTGCTGATTCCTCTTGTTTGGTTGAACATTTGGTATCGG GGCTATTTTCTTTCTACATCTCGTGAATTAACACGTCTGGATTCAATTACAAAAGCACCGGTGATTGTTCATTTCTCCGAAAGCATATCCGGAGTCATGACAGTTCGCGCATTCAGAAAGCAGAAGGAATTTGGTTTAGAAAACATTAAACGAGTGAATTCTAATTTGCGAATGGATTTTCACAACTTCAGTTCCAACGCATGGTTGGGTTTCCGCTTAGAATTGCTTGGAAGCTTAATTTTCTGCATGTCTGCTTTGTTCATGGTCACGCTACCCAGCAATATCATAAAGCCAG AAAATGTTGGTTTGTCTCTCTCATATGGATTGTCGTTAAATTCGGTGCTGTTCTGGGCTATATACATGAGCTGTTTCATTGAAAACAAAATGGTATCAGTTGAAAGGATAAAACAGTTCTCAAATATCCCATCAGAAGCAGCATGGATCATTAAGGATCGCTCACCTCCTCCAAATTGGCCCGGTCATGGCCATGTTGATATCAAAGACTTGCAG GTTAGATATCGTCCAAACACTCCTTTGGTTCTTAAAGGAATTACTCTAAGCATTAACGGAGGAGAAAAGGTTGGTGTTGTTGGTCGAACGGGGAGTGGAAAATCGACTTTGATTCAAGTTTTCTTCAGACTGGTGGAACCAACTGGAGGGAAAATAATCATTGATGGCATTGACATATGTGCCTTAGGACTTCATGATCTCAGATCTCGATTCGGTATCATCCCTCAGGAGCCTGTCCTTTTCGAAGGAACCGTTAGAAGTAACATTGATCCAACTGGACAGTATACAGATGATGATATATGGAAG AGTTTGGATCGGTGTCAACTGAAAGATGCAGTGGCTTCAAAGCCTGAGAAACTTGACTCATTAG TGGTTGACAATGGAGATAACTGGAGTGTGGGGCAGAGGCAGTTGCTTTGTTTAGGGAGAGTTATGCTTAAGCAAAGCAGACTGTTATTTATGGACGAAGCTACTGCTTCAGTCGATTCTCAAACCGATGCTGTAATTCAGAAGATCATCCGAGAGGATTTTGCGCAACGTACCATCATCAGCATTGCTCACAGGATACCAACAGTCATGGACTGCGATCGAGTGTTAGTTGTAGATGCAG GTCGCGCGAAAGAATTTGACACACCTTCAAACTTGCTCCAGAGGCAATCACTGTTTGCAGCTTTGGTTCAAGAGTATGCCAACCGTTCTACCGgactgtaa